The genomic stretch GGAGATAAAGGTGATGCGAACGTCATGCAGCAAAATACGTATTTTGCTGAACAAGGGTATGCGGTATTTGATATTCAGTATGGGCTCACAACCCTAAGTTCCTATGGATTAAGCAGCAATGTTCCTGACCATGTGAGGGGACCATTTTCAATTGATGATCAAGTGCGTCATATTGGTCTTTTCACGCAGTATTTAACGGAGCATGCAGAGGAGTATGATCTTGATCTTTCCACAACCTTTATTTCGGGTGGATCGGCGGGCGGTCATCTGGCGACGGCTAGCGCTCTCGCAATGACAGAAGGGAAGTACGGTGAATGGTTCTCGGAGGAACTGAAAGTGAAAGGTTTGATCCCTTACTATCCAGCGAACAAAGGGCCAGCGCTCGGCGGTATTCCTGGTAAGGAGGAACTTCTCTGGCCAGAACAGCTCGTTAGCGAAAATAGCCCGCCATCACTCCTTTTTCACGGTACGCACGATACTTACGTTGGTTATGAAACGGCGGCATCGTTTAAAGAAACGTATGCAGAGAATGATAATAAAAAAGCCGCTGTGATTTATATGCCGTTTGGAAACCATGGCAGTGATTTTTACTTTGCAGGGTATTACAGCCAGACATTTACGTATTATATGGAAAGGTTTATGGCTTTGTATCGGTGAGTGTTTCGTGACTTTGGAAATAGAATAAAAAAAGAACCAGGTGTCCCTAAAGAGTGAGGGAAGTGCCTGGTTTTCTTTTTAAGTCGATTTAAATCGGTTTCTAAGATTAAACGAGACTAATGCCTATCCAGATAAAGTAAGCGATTACAGAAACGTTGAATAGCGTAAAGAGTAATCCGATCGTCGCCCATCCTTTTTTCTCATCACTCGTTCGGTAGACAACAAATGCGAATAAAATAGACAGCACACAGCCCGCTAGAATAACAAACATAATGGATATAGCAGCCGATTCACCGGAGCGAGAAGATACCGGATCAATCAGAAACATAGCGAGTGTTGTTAGAACACTGATGATATTGAATAAAACCGTTCTCCACGTTGTTCTCTTTGAGCGGTAGGTGTAAAACATGTTGTTCTCCTTTCTAGCCTGTAGAATAGCCTGTCTATTATTATAGTGGAGTTAAAAGGTGAGCACAAACAGACGAGTGAAGGTAGTCCGAGGAAGAAAAAAAAATTACCGTATTCGACAAATTCCGACTGAAACCGGGTGGTGACAGGCACTACAATTATAAAGGGGTGAAAAAATGAACAACTTCATAGGTGTTTTCTTCTATCTCCTCATCTTAGCGATCACTCTCTTGATCTACCGGAAGTCAGATGAATTCGAGTCTTATTTAGTATTGAAATTAATCGGCTACACGATTCTCGGAGGCTTTTCCTTTCAGTTTAATGAATGGAAGTTGCCTCTTGGATTCCTCATTTACTTACTGTTTTTCACGAATATGAAAGTTAATGCAAAGGCCAAGAAGCGTGCGGTTTATTTAGGTTTAGTGATCTTCCTCGTATCAACAATCGTCCCATGGGTACAAAATTACATATATGAGCAACCAAAAGAAGTTGCGGTACTGAACACTAACTTCTATGAAGGAAGTCTTGCGAAAGAATGGGAGAACATACATAGCAAACTAGGGAATAGAGGATATCCGGTCAAGGTCCTGGATTTCGATATGGCGCTCAGTGACGAAGGAGAGATCGAAGACTTAGATATGTACGTAGAAGAGAATGCAACGCGGGGAAAAGTTCACTATCATATTACCCTGTCCGATGAAGACAAGGAATTTATTGTAGAACGTAGAAAGGTTGGAACAGAGGGATTTCATTTTGCTTCAGAAACCCTGACAGAAGGGGAGTTTTTCTTCAAACAGATTGATTTGCTTCAGAAACCTATGCTAAATGAAGAAGGCGTGGATACTTACTATTTATCTTCGAGTGGACAGAGAACGGATTATCCACAAACAAATGATGATTCTTATCTCATTGATACTGCCGGTAAGAGAGAAGTTAAGAATAGTGACTTACCGACTGATGCTATCGTCGTTGATATTTGCGATGGTGACTGTGATTATCGAGCGTATTTCCTTTTTGATGTGTTAGAGGGAATGCCTCCAATTTCGGAAGACAACGTTCTTGATATCGCGCAACAACAATCATCTGAAATTAGGAGCTGGTTAATCAATCACACCGGGGATGGACTTGGACTAGAAAAAGATGGGGAATACTTCTTAACGAAAGATGGGAAAAAGGAGAAAGTAAGCAAAGAGACCTATTTTAAGGTATTAACAGAAACACCTGAAATAACAATCAACCACAACGAACCTATGCTAGAAGTAACGGTGAAAAATCCTTATGGGGACGAGCCTCATCAAATGGAATTTACCTATAACAAAGAGTGGAGAGAAGTGAACTGGGTTCGTTTTCAATAAGTTAAATGAATGACAAGCGAGGTGTCATGATGCGGTATACAGTTGTTCGAAACTTGTATTTATTTCTAGGATGGTTTTATTTAGTAAGCGTGCTGCTTATTGCAGGCTATGCCTTTGTCTATGATTTAGGTTTACCTACTCTTTATTTTATCTGGATCATCGTAGGCGGGATCTTGCTGTTCATTTTTAGAAGAAATATGAAGCGAGTGATGAGAGAAAAACCAATAAAATAAGTGCAGCGCACTATTGCAGTGACCACATGAAAAAATCGTTAACACTTCCTAGATTAAGTGTGTTGGCGGTTTTTTTATGATAAAAGGACATCTATTTACCCGCACATCCTTGGATATAGTACAATAAAACTGCACGATACAATTATTGGAAGTGGTGATGGAATGAATCAAAACGTGTTAACCCTCCCTGCAAGCGGAACATGTAAGATCATTTACGAGCACAGCATCCATGCCTTTCCCCATCCCAGATTTCTAAAAGAAACACCCTACGTCGCATTTCGAGAAAAGGGTGGCTTCATTGAAAAACTCTACACCGTTCGCAACCGCTTTGTTCTTAGCCCTCCCTACACCCTAACACAAGCAGAACTCGCCCATTTTGACCCGCACATTCAGCAGAGAATTCGTACCTATATCGAGGATCGCAAAAAGGGATTTGGTTTTGAGAAACCAGATCAAGCGTACATGTTTTGGGTTCTTGACCTAGAAATAACGTTACCTCACCGTCCAAAAGTGACACCGAACACGCCAGGTCACCAGTACTTTGCGTATGAAGATTTCATATCCGGCGAACCATTGATTACAAGAAGCGGAACCGTCTCAAAATCCGGCGTCTTCGAGTACGATAACTTCAGAGACAATCTGTTGATCGATAAGTACAATCCCATTCTATCCGCTATGAGAAGTATGAAAACAAAGCATTTAAGAAGTGAAAATAGTGAAGACGCCATTACCTGGAACGTGTTTAAATCGCTCCAACAAATCAATCCTCAACACTGGTATCCTGAACTGATTGCAAAAGGAATCAATCAAACGAAATACGCCATAAAGCAACTAGTCCCAACTGATCAGCTACCTCACAATCTAACCATCACTCTCTGGGAAACGATAAAACCGCCTTCAACTTTACTAGATAATCAGTTACCAGAAGGACCAACGGAAGTGGATGTCATCATTGAAAGTGAAGATTTTGTCTGGTTTATTGAGGCGAAATTCATGTCCGACATTTCCACAAAAACATCTCATGATCATTCCAGAAACCAGGTTCTACTCAATATTGACGTTGGCTCCCATTATGCCAAAGGGAAAGAATTTTACTTTTCACTCCTTATCTTAGAAGATGCTATTTCGCCAATCGGTGTTTCAGCGGTAGAAACCTACAGCAGAGAACTAACGTTGAACACACAACAATTTCAGCGTCGCTTTCGCTCGAATCATCTTTCAAACGTTAAGGGCATAACCGTTTTTTATTGGCATGACTTTGTGGAGATCTTCAATAACTGTATGCAAGAGGTGGAGGATGCTTTTGAGCAGCTGATTTCAGCTCGTGCTTTTCACTGGATGGCCGAAAAGGTGGATCAAATGGTTAAAAAATAGTTAGTTAGAGACAAAGGGTCTGCCTAATATGGCGGCCCCTTTTTTGTTAGAACATGGTAGAAATCCTTCCAGTCTCCATGTCTTTTCTACTAACTTTTCCTCTTTTTCATTCTCAATTTCAAAAAAATGTTTACCACTATAATAAAAAGGTTATTTCCCTTATTAAAATAAAATGAGAAATATTTTTTCTTGGGATAGAGGAGGAGTCAAGATGCAATCACTTTGGTTTACATTGCTATCTTGTGTAGCATTCATGGTGCTTGTTGGATACATAGCTTATCGTAAAACGAGAGGGACGACTAGTGGTTCCGATGGTTATTTTCTTGCAGGAAGAGGACTAAGCGGTGGGTTTATTGCCGGCTCGCTTTTGTTAACGAACCTGTCAGCTGAGCAGCTGGTAGGGTTGAATGGTCAGGCGTTTCGAACGAACCTGTCTAACATGGCCTGGGAGGTAACGGCAGGGGTAGCGGTGGTTCTTATGGGACTTTACTTACTACCAAAATATTTAAATATGTCGATTACCACACTTCCAGAATTTCTTAGCAAACGATTTGATGAAGGCGTAAGACGCTATACCGTTGTTTTGTTTATGGTTGGGTACGTTCTGGTAACGATTCCCTCTATGCTTTATTCCGGCGCACTCGCCGTTCTAAAACTTTTTGATGTGCCGTCCATTTTAAACATTTCCTATACTCAGTCGATCTGGGTCGTCATTTGGGGAATCGGAATTATCGGCGCTGTTTATGCGATCTTTGGTGGATTAAAAGCCGTTGCCGTGTCTGACACAATTAATGGCGTTGGGTTACTCATTGTCGGTGCGCTCGTTCCGATTCTTGGTCTTATCGCACTTGGAGATGGCGCGTTCCTAGACGGAGTCAAAACAATTACAACAACAAATCCTGAGAAGCTGAATGCGATCGGCGGTCCTGAAGATTCCGTTCCGTTCGGTACGATTTTCACAGGACTGATCATTGCAAACATGTTCTACTGGGCAACAAATCAGTATGTCATTCAGCGTACGTTAGGCGCACAAAGTTTAAAAGAAGGGCAAAAAGGGGTTATTTTCTCGGGTTTCTTTAAGCTTCTCATCCCAATTTTCATGATGGTGCCTGGGGTTATCGCGTTTCACCTATACGGTGGGGATTTGAAGTCCGTTGACCTTGCGTATCCAACGCTTGTGATGAATGTGCTTCCGTCATACTTATCCGGCTTTTTCCTCGCAGTCTTGCTTGGTGCCGTTTTAAGTTCATATAACTCACTCTTAAATAGTGCTTCAACAATGTTTGCACTCGATATTTACAAGCCGGCTATGAAAAAAGATGCCACTGATGAACAGCTCATTACCGCAAGTAAATGGTTTGGCTCGGTTATCGCAATCGTCACGTTTTTCGTGTCTCCGATGTTGATGTACGCACCAAACGGTTTATGGGATTTAATCCGTAAGTTTACTGGCTTTTTCAATATTCCGATCGTTGCGGTAGTGCTTATTGGTATTCTTTCGAAAAAAGTACCAGCACTAGCCGCGAAAGTTGCGATCATTTTCCACGTGGTGGCTTACTACATGATGGTATGGGGCACGGAACAGATCTTTGGGCTTCCGCTCAACATCCACTTCATCCACATCTACGGGATTCTCTTCGTAGCTGAAGTCGCGATCATGTTCGGAATTGCTTACTGGAAACCACAAGAAAAAGCGTATGTATTCCCGAAAGCTTCTAAAGTAAATATGACGCCGTGGAAATACAGCGTGCCAGCAGGAATTCTACTGATCGCAAGCATATGTGAAACGTATCTTGTCTTCTCGCCAATTGGCGTTGCGTATGCAGGTGGCATGATTTCGCCATCGTTCTTACCAGCGACAGGAGCACTCGCAGTCGTCACACTTATTGCCTTTGCAGCTGCGACGAAAAGCTGGGAGCGTAAGTATGGACATGCGGTTCGCCGTGCGAAGAATGCGGTGAAGGAAACTGGAAGAGAAGTAGGAGGACAAACGCAGAACCCTCAGGTGAATTATTTTACGAAGAAAGATCTATAAACACAAAAACAAGGAGCTCGTCCAGTTAGGATGCAGGCTCCTTGTTTTTTCATGAGATCCTTTCAAAAAAAGATGTTCCTATACAACTGTGGAATAGTTTCAAAACCCAAACCCATACGTGGGACGTTATCTCACACGAAAAAACACATCAAAAACCCATTCAACGATTTGAAAAGGTTTACGCTTTAAGAAGGTAGGGAAACGTTCCTATATTAAAATCGCTTTACCTTGTTAAAGTGGTACTTTAGAATAAAGGATGGTTTAATGAACAGAAAAGCTTATTTAATGGAAACTCTTTTAAGTGGTGAATATTCAGGACCTTCACAGCAACCAATTACGTCTGTGGTGTATGACTCCCGTGATGTCGAAGAGGGGGCTGCTTTCGTCTGTATTTCAGGTGAAAAGATGGACGGTCACCTTTTTATCGAGCAAGCGATTGAGCTTGGGGCAAAAACTATTGTTGGGACGGATCAAGAGAAAATGGCGACAGCTTCGGCCCTTTATCGGGAAGTGAGCTTCCTCTACGTTCACGATAGTCGACAAGCCCTCGCTGACCTTGCGAGACTGATTTATGATTTTCCTTCCGAATCTCTCCATACGATTGGGGTCACTGGAACGAATGGAAAAACAACCGTTTCTTCTTTCACATACAATCTCTTAAATCATCTTTCTTTTCGAACGGGCTTGATTGGGACGGCTGGGATTTGGGACGATGAGCAGAAAACCACGTTTAAGCAAACCGTTCCGACTACGCCAGAAGCTCCGGATATTCATCGGGTGCTCGATTATTTCCGTGCGAGTGAAATGAAGGCAGCTGTCATTGAATCAACGTCCATTGCCATTGAACAGAAGCGTTTGTTAGGCATTTACTTTGATGTGGCCGTTCATACAAATCTAACGCCTGAACATTTAGAGTTTCACGGGACGATGGAAGCGTATAAAGAAGCGAAGTTAAAATTGTTTGATCAAGCGAAACGAGCAGTTGTGAATATCGATGATCCAGCCATGTCAGGTGACATCATTGAGCGTTTTCAAGGCCCGCTGATCACCTATAGTTTGTCGGAGTTAGGTGACATACGTGCCGATCATATTCAAACTTCCATTAATGGAACATCGTTTACGCTATATGCGTTTAACAACGAGTACAACGTGGAGGCACCGATTATTGGGGAATACAATGTGGCGAATCTTCTTGCGGCGGTCGCTACGTGCTATCAAATCGGGTTTTCAATTGATGAAATTCTGTCTGTGATTGATCATATCCAAGCACCTGAAGGCCGTTTTCAAGTTGTTGAACATGAGGCGCCATTTCAAATCGTTCTCGACTATGCTCATACGCCGGATGCGCTCGCAACCGTTCTTGAAGCCGTTCGAAACGTACCGTACAGGAAACTGATCGTCATGATTACAGGCAT from Bacillus sp. Cs-700 encodes the following:
- a CDS encoding UDP-N-acetylmuramoyl-L-alanyl-D-glutamate--2,6-diaminopimelate ligase, giving the protein MNRKAYLMETLLSGEYSGPSQQPITSVVYDSRDVEEGAAFVCISGEKMDGHLFIEQAIELGAKTIVGTDQEKMATASALYREVSFLYVHDSRQALADLARLIYDFPSESLHTIGVTGTNGKTTVSSFTYNLLNHLSFRTGLIGTAGIWDDEQKTTFKQTVPTTPEAPDIHRVLDYFRASEMKAAVIESTSIAIEQKRLLGIYFDVAVHTNLTPEHLEFHGTMEAYKEAKLKLFDQAKRAVVNIDDPAMSGDIIERFQGPLITYSLSELGDIRADHIQTSINGTSFTLYAFNNEYNVEAPIIGEYNVANLLAAVATCYQIGFSIDEILSVIDHIQAPEGRFQVVEHEAPFQIVLDYAHTPDALATVLEAVRNVPYRKLIVMITGIGLRNPEKRPMMAQVADGMADEIIVSVDQPGFADRQDVVNDVLKGFHHPSAPHIHSRLHREEAIHHAFDLAEPGDVVLLTGIGFGGYQIIGDERVPYSELEVIDDYFENGSLDVQQIKEPC
- a CDS encoding solute:sodium symporter family transporter, encoding MQSLWFTLLSCVAFMVLVGYIAYRKTRGTTSGSDGYFLAGRGLSGGFIAGSLLLTNLSAEQLVGLNGQAFRTNLSNMAWEVTAGVAVVLMGLYLLPKYLNMSITTLPEFLSKRFDEGVRRYTVVLFMVGYVLVTIPSMLYSGALAVLKLFDVPSILNISYTQSIWVVIWGIGIIGAVYAIFGGLKAVAVSDTINGVGLLIVGALVPILGLIALGDGAFLDGVKTITTTNPEKLNAIGGPEDSVPFGTIFTGLIIANMFYWATNQYVIQRTLGAQSLKEGQKGVIFSGFFKLLIPIFMMVPGVIAFHLYGGDLKSVDLAYPTLVMNVLPSYLSGFFLAVLLGAVLSSYNSLLNSASTMFALDIYKPAMKKDATDEQLITASKWFGSVIAIVTFFVSPMLMYAPNGLWDLIRKFTGFFNIPIVAVVLIGILSKKVPALAAKVAIIFHVVAYYMMVWGTEQIFGLPLNIHFIHIYGILFVAEVAIMFGIAYWKPQEKAYVFPKASKVNMTPWKYSVPAGILLIASICETYLVFSPIGVAYAGGMISPSFLPATGALAVVTLIAFAAATKSWERKYGHAVRRAKNAVKETGREVGGQTQNPQVNYFTKKDL